CGTGACGAGCAGGCACGCGCCGAGCATGTGGAACAGCACCGGCACCCACGGCACGCCCGTGAAGTACTGGACGTAGCCGAGCACGCCCTGCAGCAGAGTGATGACGAGCAGGCCGATCCAGGTGCGTCGCGTGGTGGCAGGGCTGCGCAGGACGAACAGCGAGAGCAGGACGGCGACGACGAGCCCGCAGAACAGCATGACGGCGTCGGCGTGCAGCCACGCGACGCTCCGCGCGTCCCACCCGGTGCGGGCGGGCTCGTCGGCATCGCCGCTGTGCGGACCGGAACCGGTCACCATCGTGCCGAGCACGAGAACGACGAACGCGAGAACGGCGGCGATCTTCGCGACGACGGCGATGGGCGTCGGCACGAGCGGTCGCTTCGGCCCGTCGCCCTCGCGCCCACGCCACACGAGCCACGCGGACGCCGTGACGAGCAGCATTGACAGCATGAAGTGCAAGGCCACGATGAACGGGTTGAGATCCATGTGAACCGTGATGCCACCGACGACGGCCTGCAGCACGATGCCGAGGACGACGCACCCGGCGGGCAGGAGCAGGCGACGACGCGTGCGAGCCCAGAAGAAGATGCCCAGGCACAGCGCGATGGCGACGATACCGACGACGCCCGTCAGCGTCCGGTTGCCGAACTCGATGTACTTGTGCCAGGACTGTTCCTGCTCCGGCACCGGCGTGTACGAGCCGGGAACGCACTGCGGCCATGTCGGGCACCCGAGCCCCGAACCGGTGAGACGCACGAGCCCACCCGTCACGACGATGCCGATCTCGACGACCAGGTTGAGCCAGAACAGCCGCTTCAACCACGGGTTGACGGGACGAGATTCAGGAGGCGCGACGGGCGCGGCGCCAACGGCCGCGTCGGACGTCATCGGGGAGGAGTGAGTCACGACATCCAAGCGTAGTGGGCGCCCATCACAGATCGGACGCCCGGGCGCGCCTGGGGCGGGGGACCTTCGTCACCACCTGCCGGAGCCACGTGGGCGCTAGGCACAGGCTCGCTTGCCACGCAGCAGGGAAAATTTCAGTCGGACCAGCGGAACAACCGCGACGCGGCGAACGTCAGCACAGCA
This region of Dermacoccus nishinomiyaensis genomic DNA includes:
- a CDS encoding COX15/CtaA family protein — its product is MTHSSPMTSDAAVGAAPVAPPESRPVNPWLKRLFWLNLVVEIGIVVTGGLVRLTGSGLGCPTWPQCVPGSYTPVPEQEQSWHKYIEFGNRTLTGVVGIVAIALCLGIFFWARTRRRLLLPAGCVVLGIVLQAVVGGITVHMDLNPFIVALHFMLSMLLVTASAWLVWRGREGDGPKRPLVPTPIAVVAKIAAVLAFVVLVLGTMVTGSGPHSGDADEPARTGWDARSVAWLHADAVMLFCGLVVAVLLSLFVLRSPATTRRTWIGLLVITLLQGVLGYVQYFTGVPWVPVLFHMLGACLLVTWMTWALCSLRERP